The Cohnella abietis genome has a segment encoding these proteins:
- a CDS encoding gluconate 2-dehydrogenase subunit 3 family protein translates to MAKEDSQKPQDESRRRFLKYSGTAIGGVVVGGVIGGIIGSSKKKTLTEEQPTKPETPIAKPEKDYNQALMFFSQDHFLITEAATERIFPKDDLGPGAKQLGVAFFIDHQMASAYGINGRDYMMPPFYKAETSQGYQLSFKRRELLTLGLEALDEYSADKNKKAFVDLTPEEQDLVLTAFESDEVKLKGVPASTFFVMLQNLTLEGVYSDPLYGGNRNMDGWRMRNYPGNQMSFLDVIEKDEFIKMEPLSLHDHLELG, encoded by the coding sequence ATGGCCAAAGAAGATTCACAGAAGCCCCAGGATGAATCGCGAAGAAGGTTTCTCAAGTATTCGGGAACAGCGATTGGCGGCGTTGTCGTTGGTGGAGTCATTGGCGGAATAATCGGCTCTAGCAAGAAAAAGACGCTGACAGAGGAACAACCGACAAAGCCGGAGACGCCTATCGCTAAGCCAGAAAAAGACTATAACCAAGCTTTAATGTTCTTCTCGCAGGACCATTTCCTAATTACAGAAGCAGCTACCGAGCGGATTTTTCCTAAGGATGATCTGGGCCCGGGCGCCAAGCAGTTAGGTGTTGCGTTCTTTATTGATCATCAGATGGCCAGTGCCTATGGCATTAATGGGCGCGATTATATGATGCCACCCTTCTATAAGGCCGAGACGTCGCAAGGCTATCAGCTTAGCTTTAAGCGAAGAGAGCTTCTAACGCTTGGTCTTGAAGCACTGGACGAATACAGCGCAGATAAGAACAAGAAGGCTTTTGTTGACTTAACACCTGAGGAACAGGACTTGGTGCTGACTGCCTTCGAGAGTGACGAAGTGAAGCTGAAGGGTGTGCCGGCCTCTACATTTTTCGTTATGCTCCAGAACCTGACGCTTGAAGGTGTCTATTCTGACCCACTCTACGGGGGCAATCGCAATATGGACGGATGGAGAATGCGTAATTACCCTGGCAACCAGATGAGCTTCCTAGATGTTATTGAGAAGGATGAGTTTATTAAAATGGAGCCGCTCAGCTTGCACGATCATCTTGAGCTTGGCTAA